One stretch of Oncorhynchus clarkii lewisi isolate Uvic-CL-2024 chromosome 3, UVic_Ocla_1.0, whole genome shotgun sequence DNA includes these proteins:
- the LOC139405700 gene encoding INO80 complex subunit C-like, giving the protein MASPNHSPGVEGAVRITASPAGKTQTLVLASSLAGLRGKKRPANTAISPAVLASGNNSKKKKFQPIANPTQAQVVTAVEAVSEGKAVGVSDAVGPATTEPAAKPLPFKDPIFVHSGIGGAAAGKKNRTWKNLKQILAVERTLPWKINDPNYYSIDAPPSLKPAKKYSDISGLPAYYTDPQTKLRFTSSEEFSFLRLLPTDAVTGYLALRKATCIVP; this is encoded by the exons ATGGCTTCTCCGAACCATAGCCCGGGTGTAGAAGGGGCGGTCAGGATAACTGCTTCGCCAGCTGGTAAAACACAGACGTTGGTGTTGGCTTCTAGCCTGGCCGGGCTCCGCGGTAAGAAGAGACCTGCAAACACCGCCATCTCTCCTGCTGTACTGGCCAGTGGGAACAACAGCAAGAAGAAGAAATTTCAGCCCATCGCAAACCCGACACAAGCACAGGTA GTGACTGCAGTGGAGGCGGTGTCTGAGGGGAAGGCAGTGGGCGTGTCTGATGCTGTAGGTCCAGCCACAACGGAACCAGCAGCCAAGCCCCTGCCCTTCAAAGACCCAATATTTGTG CATTCAGGGATAGGGGGAGCTGCAGCAGGAAAAAAGAACCGGACCTGGAAAAACCTGAAACAGATTCTGGCAGTGGAACGGACTCTACCCTGGAAGATCAATGACCCCAATT ACTACAGCATCgatgcccctccctccctgaaGCCAGCCAAGAAATACTCAGACATCTCTGGACTCCCT GCGTACTACACTGACCCCCAGACCAAGCTGAGGTTCACGTCATCTGAGGAGTTCTCCTTCCTGCGCCTGCTCCCCACTGACGCCGTCACCGGTTACCTGGCGCTCCGCAAGGCCACCTGCATTGTACCCTGA